In Schistocerca cancellata isolate TAMUIC-IGC-003103 chromosome 7, iqSchCanc2.1, whole genome shotgun sequence, a genomic segment contains:
- the LOC126092581 gene encoding cuticle protein 12.5-like: MYKLLILSALVAAASAGYLGGYAAPAYAAPVAAYAAPVAAVAHAPVAVAHAAPAVAVAHAPVASSVANTYRISQTARLAYAAPAVAHAPVAYAAPAVAHAPVAYAAPAYGYGRYAAAAPALGYGYGAYGYAAPALGYGHALVH; this comes from the exons ATGTACAAGCTC CTGATCCTGTCTGCGCTGGTGGCCGCCGCGTCCGCCGGCTACCTGGGAGGctacgccgcccccgcctacgccgcccccgtggccgcctacgccgcccccgtcGCCGCCGTGGCGCACGCCCCCGTGGCTGTGGCCCACGCCGCCCCCGCTGTGGCCGTTGCGCACGCCCCGGTCGCCTCCTCCGTGGCCAACACGTACAGGATCTCGCAGACTGCGCGCCTCGCTTACGCCGCCCCCGCCGTGGCTCACGCCCCcgtcgcctacgccgcccccgccgtggCTCACGCCCCCGTGGCCTACGCCGCCCCTGCCTACGGCTACGGCCGctacgccgccgccgcccccgctctGGGCTACGGATACGGAGCCTACGGGTATGCCGCCCCCGCTCTCGGCTACGGCCACGCCCTCGTCCATTAA